From the Candidatus Saccharimonadaceae bacterium ML1 genome, one window contains:
- a CDS encoding ArsR family transcriptional regulator, with the protein MLDVFITSRVRRKIVVVYAKYPDFRTHVRGLAKLIKEDPGNIQRELRRLEKVGFLMAEKQGNTRIYSTNKQFPIFKELQSIVIKSQQQASSNRSKRTTSDIQPR; encoded by the coding sequence GTGCTTGATGTATTTATAACCTCCAGGGTTCGGCGAAAGATCGTGGTGGTATACGCAAAATATCCAGATTTTCGTACGCATGTGCGCGGTCTCGCTAAGCTGATCAAAGAAGACCCGGGTAATATCCAGCGTGAGTTACGCCGGCTTGAAAAGGTGGGTTTTTTGATGGCTGAAAAACAGGGCAATACACGGATTTATTCAACCAACAAGCAGTTTCCGATTTTTAAAGAGCTACAGAGTATCGTGATCAAATCGCAGCAGCAAGCGAGCAGCAATCGGTCAAAACGGACGACCTCTGATATCCAACCGCGATGA
- the recJ gene encoding Single-stranded-DNA-specific exonuclease RecJ translates to MTLFEQILAARGLSDASVRQAFLSPDYAATKYDPFLLSEMDKAVERLVLARQKQEKIVIYGDYDIDGLSATALLLDAFHSFGFQRLDAFIPNRFVEGYGMTIGAVNKVRDMGAQLIVTVDCGSLCHTEIAYAADLGIDTVVTDHHNIAPTRPPAIATVNPKYADHEYPFRDLCGAGVAFKLVQALQTRLDGLPDGYEKWLLDLVALGTVCDIVTLADENRANVYWGLEVLKKQRRTGLKALMAVSGIEPEIVNARHLGFGLGPRMNAAGRLDTAQHSLDMLTATDGIEALAASEKLEAFNVERRSIQDEIFKQACEQADGMADDRVLVVASEGWNHGVIGIVASKLVETYKKPVFIIGIRGDTATGSARSFGNFSAADAVRAADDIILRGGGHGAAAGVTLETAQIPAFRRRVNEFYDSLNLTDQVRFLQPSADVEVKDFAEITEELVEQISRMEPFGNGNPEPILKIAHAVVAGVRRMGANGQHVKIALRDASEKTLQVLAFNAPESFFREPGDEIAAWFQPNINEWNGVRTVEGRLLHVELR, encoded by the coding sequence ATGACGTTGTTTGAGCAGATCCTGGCAGCACGCGGATTAAGCGACGCGTCGGTACGCCAGGCATTTTTATCGCCTGACTATGCGGCAACAAAATATGACCCGTTTTTGCTATCAGAGATGGATAAGGCGGTAGAGCGGTTGGTGCTGGCGCGCCAAAAGCAGGAAAAAATCGTTATTTATGGTGATTACGATATTGATGGACTGAGCGCGACGGCACTATTGTTGGATGCGTTTCATAGTTTTGGATTTCAACGCCTAGACGCGTTTATTCCAAACCGGTTTGTTGAAGGCTATGGCATGACGATTGGCGCGGTCAATAAGGTGCGCGATATGGGCGCGCAGCTGATTGTAACGGTGGACTGCGGTAGTTTGTGCCACACGGAGATTGCGTACGCAGCTGATCTCGGTATTGATACGGTGGTGACAGACCACCATAATATTGCGCCGACGCGCCCGCCAGCGATTGCGACAGTTAATCCAAAATATGCTGATCATGAGTATCCATTTCGTGATTTGTGCGGCGCGGGTGTGGCGTTTAAGCTTGTGCAGGCACTACAGACGCGGTTGGACGGGCTGCCTGATGGGTACGAAAAATGGCTGCTTGATTTAGTGGCGTTGGGGACAGTGTGCGATATTGTGACGTTAGCGGATGAGAATCGAGCAAACGTGTATTGGGGGTTGGAAGTGCTGAAGAAGCAGCGGCGTACCGGGCTAAAAGCATTGATGGCGGTGAGCGGTATTGAGCCGGAGATAGTAAATGCACGGCATTTGGGGTTTGGGTTAGGTCCGCGTATGAATGCGGCGGGACGGCTAGATACGGCGCAGCATAGTTTGGATATGCTGACAGCAACAGACGGAATAGAGGCACTGGCGGCAAGTGAAAAATTGGAGGCGTTTAATGTTGAACGGCGTTCAATTCAGGATGAGATTTTTAAGCAAGCTTGTGAACAAGCGGATGGCATGGCGGATGACCGCGTGCTGGTGGTGGCGAGCGAAGGCTGGAATCATGGCGTGATTGGCATTGTGGCGTCGAAATTAGTCGAGACGTATAAAAAGCCGGTATTTATTATTGGTATTCGCGGTGATACGGCGACAGGTTCGGCGCGTAGTTTTGGTAATTTTTCAGCAGCGGATGCGGTACGTGCTGCCGACGATATTATCTTGCGCGGCGGTGGGCACGGCGCGGCAGCAGGCGTGACACTTGAGACGGCGCAGATCCCAGCGTTTCGCAGGCGGGTCAATGAGTTTTATGATAGTTTGAATCTGACCGACCAAGTGCGATTTTTGCAGCCAAGCGCTGACGTTGAGGTTAAAGATTTTGCAGAAATAACAGAAGAATTAGTTGAGCAAATCTCTCGGATGGAGCCGTTTGGCAACGGCAACCCTGAGCCGATTCTAAAAATTGCGCATGCGGTAGTTGCAGGCGTACGGCGTATGGGAGCAAACGGGCAGCATGTGAAAATAGCACTGCGTGATGCAAGTGAAAAGACGCTACAGGTGCTCGCATTTAACGCGCCGGAATCGTTTTTCCGCGAACCGGGCGATGAGATTGCGGCATGGTTTCAGCCAAATATTAATGAGTGGAACGGTGTGCGCACGGTTGAAGGGCGATTGTTGCATGTTGAACTACGGTAG
- the rpsU gene encoding 30S ribosomal protein S21 has translation MINDMVQVTRKDEREANENILRRFNRRVLQSGKLAKAKAMMRFEKAMSKTDRRNKAILRKERKAEKLAKIRLGVR, from the coding sequence ATGATAAACGATATGGTACAAGTTACACGGAAAGATGAACGCGAGGCGAATGAAAATATTCTTCGCCGTTTTAACCGCCGCGTGTTGCAAAGCGGAAAACTCGCAAAAGCAAAGGCTATGATGCGCTTTGAGAAAGCGATGAGTAAAACTGATCGCCGCAACAAAGCGATCCTTCGCAAAGAACGAAAAGCGGAAAAGCTGGCGAAGATTCGCTTAGGAGTGCGCTAG
- a CDS encoding Glutamyl-tRNA amidotransferase, with translation MALKQRIRDEMKAALLGGNRFLGDTLRNLSAAILDEEVKQNKRGDGLSDEAIEKVIAREVKKRRESAAIYRENDRVDLAEPEEKEMAILQAYLPEQMTEVELQQLINEKIVKLGVSDLRSMGQVVGAVKAAAGSKADGAVVAKLVKQALTK, from the coding sequence ATGGCGTTAAAGCAACGCATCAGAGATGAAATGAAAGCCGCCCTACTTGGCGGCAATCGTTTTTTGGGCGATACGCTGCGTAATTTAAGCGCAGCAATCTTAGACGAGGAAGTCAAACAGAATAAGCGCGGCGATGGTTTGAGCGACGAAGCAATTGAAAAAGTGATCGCGCGCGAGGTCAAGAAGCGGCGTGAGTCGGCGGCGATCTATCGTGAGAACGACCGAGTTGATTTAGCGGAGCCTGAAGAGAAAGAGATGGCGATTTTACAGGCGTACTTGCCGGAGCAAATGACTGAAGTAGAGTTGCAACAGTTAATTAATGAGAAGATTGTGAAACTTGGCGTGAGCGATCTGCGCAGTATGGGGCAAGTGGTTGGTGCGGTAAAAGCGGCAGCCGGCAGTAAGGCTGATGGTGCGGTGGTCGCGAAATTAGTTAAACAAGCGCTAACGAAATAA
- a CDS encoding nucleoside monophosphate kinase has protein sequence MILLFGPTGAGKSMQGQMLAVRQGWKWLSTGEMLRQSDDPAVIATLKSGELVSDELTYHVFERAVQDARDKKYQNIIVDGFPRTKEQAAWLDDYMERIDEKIDIVVVLEVPEQEIMRRLEKRGRMEDTPDTIARRMTIYRQKMYPVLGIFAEAGVKIIHLDGTGSAGEVHDRIYDEVKRVCPN, from the coding sequence ATGATTTTATTGTTTGGCCCGACGGGCGCGGGTAAAAGCATGCAGGGGCAAATGTTAGCAGTGCGCCAGGGGTGGAAGTGGCTTAGTACTGGCGAGATGCTGCGCCAGAGCGATGATCCGGCAGTAATTGCGACGCTGAAAAGCGGTGAATTGGTAAGCGACGAACTGACATATCATGTATTTGAGCGTGCCGTACAGGATGCGCGTGATAAAAAATACCAGAATATCATCGTGGATGGTTTTCCGCGCACGAAAGAGCAAGCGGCGTGGCTTGATGACTATATGGAGCGCATAGACGAGAAGATAGATATCGTCGTAGTGCTAGAAGTGCCAGAACAAGAAATCATGCGGCGCCTAGAGAAGCGCGGGCGCATGGAAGATACGCCTGATACGATTGCGCGGCGTATGACTATATACCGCCAAAAGATGTATCCGGTGCTTGGAATTTTTGCTGAAGCGGGCGTGAAAATTATCCACCTAGACGGTACGGGCAGCGCTGGCGAGGTGCACGATAGGATTTACGACGAGGTGAAGCGCGTATGTCCGAATTAA
- the map gene encoding type I methionyl aminopeptidase, which produces MSELITGLKTPEQIQAMREGGKILARIFADIRGFVHAGQTKREIDNFVAQKIVGYGAEITYKTPEVNFPGAICISVNDEIVHGAPNDDVLQKGDVASFDLVITYKGMKTDSAFTMVVDDEPKGAVKHLLAATERSLYAGIDAVKGSVRTGDIGAAIEKVLRNGKLGIVRELVGHGVGLHMHMPPDIPNYGRKGTGVLLQPGDTVAIEPMATLGGERIIQLDDGWTYATRDGSLAAHFEHTILITEHGAEIITRA; this is translated from the coding sequence ATGTCCGAATTAATTACCGGTTTAAAAACGCCTGAGCAAATTCAAGCAATGCGCGAAGGCGGCAAGATTTTGGCGCGGATTTTTGCTGATATCCGCGGATTTGTGCATGCTGGGCAAACTAAACGCGAGATAGATAATTTTGTTGCGCAAAAAATTGTTGGGTATGGCGCGGAAATAACCTATAAGACGCCAGAAGTGAACTTTCCAGGTGCGATTTGTATTAGCGTGAACGACGAAATTGTGCATGGTGCACCGAATGACGATGTGTTGCAGAAAGGCGACGTTGCTAGTTTTGATTTAGTGATTACCTATAAAGGTATGAAAACTGATTCGGCGTTTACAATGGTAGTTGACGACGAGCCGAAAGGAGCGGTGAAGCATCTGCTTGCAGCAACCGAACGCAGTTTGTATGCAGGAATTGATGCGGTAAAAGGGTCAGTTCGGACGGGCGATATTGGTGCAGCAATTGAGAAAGTGTTGCGGAACGGCAAACTTGGGATAGTGCGCGAGCTGGTTGGGCATGGCGTAGGGTTACATATGCACATGCCGCCGGACATCCCGAACTACGGACGCAAAGGAACGGGTGTACTGCTGCAGCCAGGCGATACGGTGGCAATTGAGCCGATGGCGACGCTTGGTGGCGAACGGATTATCCAATTGGACGACGGTTGGACGTATGCGACGCGCGACGGTAGCCTAGCGGCACATTTTGAGCACACGATTTTAATCACTGAACACGGCGCGGAAATTATTACGCGGGCGTAG
- the ftsA gene encoding Cell division protein FtsA, whose amino-acid sequence MQEQSRYAVGIDVGTTMVRCVVGHIDPTTGTPTIVGVGQAPNSGMRKGTVSNLNGPAQAIDQALGDAERMSGYEVNAATISVNGSHIVSTKADGMIAVGMADHEVVEEDVLRLEDVATTGKVPANREILEVVPFSYTLDGQGGIKDPVGMTGTRLEINANVVSAMAPYVANLQKAVELATVKPHATIPSVMAAAKAVLNESQIENGVAVVDLGGATTSVAVFEEGDLQYVGVVSMGGVNITNDLAIGLKTDPEVAEKVKLQHAAAIARSEPRKVSIKHEKETLFFDQAEIDEIVEARLEEILELVNKELKKAGRAGQLPSGAVLTGGTANLKGIAEYAKSQLGVAARVGKPHGFGGVADEIDKPHFAAAVGLMLVDAEAATVRPHGGNTSKKSGGFIKTLLSKFKP is encoded by the coding sequence ATGCAAGAACAATCTCGATATGCAGTTGGTATTGATGTTGGCACAACAATGGTTCGGTGTGTCGTTGGCCATATTGATCCAACGACGGGTACGCCGACGATTGTTGGCGTTGGCCAAGCGCCAAATAGCGGTATGCGAAAGGGTACGGTATCGAATTTGAACGGGCCGGCGCAGGCGATTGATCAGGCGCTTGGCGATGCAGAGCGTATGAGCGGTTACGAAGTAAACGCGGCGACGATTAGCGTGAATGGTTCGCATATTGTCAGTACGAAAGCCGACGGCATGATTGCAGTTGGTATGGCAGATCATGAAGTTGTTGAAGAAGATGTACTGCGCTTGGAGGATGTAGCGACAACAGGTAAAGTACCGGCGAATCGCGAGATTCTTGAGGTTGTGCCGTTTAGCTATACGCTTGATGGGCAGGGCGGTATTAAAGACCCAGTTGGCATGACAGGTACGCGTTTAGAAATTAATGCGAATGTCGTGTCGGCAATGGCGCCATATGTCGCGAACTTACAAAAAGCCGTTGAACTTGCGACAGTGAAGCCGCACGCAACGATTCCGTCGGTGATGGCGGCTGCTAAGGCGGTACTGAATGAATCGCAAATTGAAAATGGTGTGGCGGTCGTCGATTTAGGTGGTGCAACAACAAGCGTGGCGGTGTTTGAAGAAGGCGATCTACAATACGTCGGGGTTGTGTCGATGGGTGGCGTTAATATTACGAATGATTTGGCAATTGGACTGAAAACTGATCCGGAAGTTGCTGAGAAAGTAAAGCTGCAGCACGCAGCGGCAATAGCACGCAGCGAGCCTCGTAAAGTAAGCATAAAACATGAGAAGGAAACTCTGTTTTTTGACCAAGCAGAGATTGATGAAATCGTAGAAGCACGACTTGAAGAAATTCTTGAATTGGTAAATAAAGAGCTCAAAAAAGCGGGGCGTGCCGGTCAGTTGCCGAGCGGTGCGGTACTGACGGGCGGCACGGCAAACTTAAAAGGAATAGCGGAGTATGCGAAATCGCAGCTGGGCGTTGCTGCACGCGTCGGTAAGCCGCATGGATTTGGCGGTGTAGCAGACGAAATTGATAAACCGCACTTTGCAGCAGCGGTTGGGCTGATGTTGGTTGATGCTGAGGCGGCAACGGTACGTCCGCATGGTGGCAATACGTCGAAAAAGTCGGGTGGATTTATTAAAACGCTTCTGAGCAAATTCAAGCCGTAA